A window of the Halopseudomonas phragmitis genome harbors these coding sequences:
- a CDS encoding enoyl-CoA hydratase, whose protein sequence is MSERNEFVERADTAVYETDEPVLYRVEEGVAIVTMSRPQYNNVQNSQMTYALDECFRRAINDDGVKVIVLCSTGKHFSAGHDIGTPGRDVTKSFEHKHLWWDHTNKPGGEFLYVREQEVYLNMCRRWREMPKPTIAMVQGGCIAGGLMLAWVCDLIVASDDAFFQDPVVRMGIPGVEYFAHAFEMHPRIAKEFLFLGERMPAQRAYELGMVNRVVPREQLEASTLEIAQRIAQQPRMGLALTKQAVNHIEDLQGKRTGMEAVFAWHHFAHVHNEQVSGDKLGGFDGKAMAAANKAQAAKDKGGA, encoded by the coding sequence ATGAGCGAGCGTAACGAATTTGTCGAGCGGGCAGACACTGCTGTTTACGAGACCGATGAACCAGTGCTGTATCGGGTCGAGGAGGGGGTCGCCATCGTTACCATGAGCCGCCCCCAGTACAACAATGTGCAGAACTCACAGATGACTTATGCACTGGATGAATGCTTCCGCCGGGCGATCAATGATGACGGCGTCAAGGTGATTGTGCTGTGCTCGACCGGCAAGCATTTCTCAGCCGGGCATGATATTGGCACGCCTGGGCGCGATGTGACCAAGTCTTTTGAGCACAAGCACTTGTGGTGGGATCACACCAACAAGCCTGGCGGTGAGTTCCTGTATGTGCGTGAGCAGGAAGTCTACTTGAATATGTGTCGGCGCTGGCGCGAGATGCCCAAGCCGACCATCGCCATGGTACAGGGCGGGTGTATCGCCGGTGGGCTGATGCTGGCCTGGGTCTGTGATCTGATCGTGGCCAGTGATGATGCCTTCTTCCAGGATCCCGTGGTACGAATGGGTATTCCCGGGGTTGAGTATTTTGCCCATGCCTTCGAAATGCACCCGCGTATCGCCAAGGAATTCCTTTTTCTGGGTGAGCGCATGCCCGCCCAGCGTGCCTACGAACTGGGTATGGTCAATCGGGTTGTGCCGCGAGAGCAACTTGAAGCTAGCACGCTGGAGATCGCTCAGCGCATTGCTCAGCAGCCACGCATGGGGCTGGCGCTGACCAAGCAGGCGGTCAACCACATCGAGGATTTGCAGGGCAAGCGCACAGGCATGGAGGCGGTGTTCGCCTGGCACCACTTTGCCCATGTACACAATGAGCAGGTGTCAGGCGACAAACTGGGTGGTTTTGACGGTAAGGCCATGGCTGCCGCGAACAAGGCTCAGGCTGCCAAGGATAAGGGTGGCGCGTGA
- a CDS encoding thiolase family protein — protein MGLKGTAAIVGAAQYKPEKYATAPQMFHLEQVADLAAQALADAGLKASDIDGLCINGPHFHEASSFVPAMAAEYLGIAVNFAEVVDLGGTTAVGMIWRAAAAIELGICQAVLCVIPQRMAPFGPDDDPSAMARAMRFGGHSTQYGAPEAEFDLPYGHMGQNTGYAMIAQRYAAQYGYDQRAMAKIAVDQRMSAQAHPDAIFRGQPLTIEDVLNSKMVADPLHILEIVMPVAGGAAVIVASKEVALRSKGRPAYITGFGERLGYKSPSYSPDMTETPVGPAARSAFAMAGMRPSDMHAAQIYDCYTITVLLSLEDAGFCPKGEGMRFVLENDLTYKGNFPMNTHGGQLSFGQAGSAGGFSQVVEAYQQIAGKAEERQLKVCDQVFVSGTGGVMSEQGALILQGA, from the coding sequence ATGGGTTTGAAAGGTACAGCGGCAATTGTCGGCGCCGCGCAATACAAGCCTGAAAAATACGCCACTGCGCCGCAGATGTTCCATTTGGAGCAAGTGGCGGACCTGGCGGCGCAGGCATTGGCCGATGCGGGCCTTAAGGCTAGTGATATCGATGGTTTGTGCATCAATGGGCCTCATTTTCATGAGGCCTCGAGCTTTGTTCCTGCCATGGCGGCCGAGTATCTCGGAATCGCGGTGAATTTTGCCGAAGTCGTCGATCTTGGTGGCACAACCGCCGTTGGCATGATCTGGCGGGCGGCGGCTGCGATTGAACTCGGCATTTGTCAGGCGGTACTGTGTGTGATTCCTCAGCGTATGGCCCCGTTCGGGCCGGACGATGACCCCTCGGCCATGGCGCGGGCCATGCGCTTTGGTGGGCATAGTACCCAGTATGGGGCGCCTGAGGCGGAATTCGATCTGCCCTATGGCCACATGGGCCAGAACACCGGCTATGCCATGATTGCCCAGCGCTATGCGGCCCAGTATGGCTACGATCAGCGCGCGATGGCCAAAATCGCGGTTGATCAGCGGATGAGTGCCCAGGCCCACCCGGATGCAATTTTCCGGGGGCAGCCATTGACTATTGAGGATGTGCTCAATAGCAAAATGGTGGCTGATCCCTTGCACATCCTGGAGATCGTGATGCCGGTGGCGGGGGGCGCTGCAGTGATTGTCGCCTCCAAGGAAGTGGCGCTGCGCTCGAAGGGGCGGCCTGCTTACATTACCGGGTTTGGTGAGCGTCTGGGTTATAAGTCTCCCAGCTATTCTCCTGATATGACTGAGACCCCTGTCGGGCCAGCGGCGCGTAGCGCCTTTGCCATGGCCGGAATGCGTCCTTCCGATATGCATGCCGCACAGATATACGACTGCTACACGATTACCGTACTGCTGAGTCTTGAGGATGCAGGATTCTGTCCCAAGGGGGAGGGGATGCGCTTCGTGCTGGAGAATGATCTGACCTATAAAGGCAACTTCCCGATGAACACGCATGGTGGCCAGCTCAGCTTTGGTCAGGCTGGATCTGCCGGAGGCTTTTCGCAGGTCGTCGAAGCCTACCAGCAGATCGCCGGCAAGGCCGAAGAGCGGCAGCTCAAGGTCTGCGATCAGGTGTTTGTTTCTGGCACCGGTGGTGTTATGAGTGAGCAAGGCGCATTGATTCTGCAGGGGGCTTGA
- a CDS encoding bifunctional OB-fold nucleic acid binding domain-containing protein/MaoC family dehydratase: MSNKPMPLATAISAPFWDGLKAGKILLQQCNSCQQWTFYPRRHCSHCLSHELSWREVDGRGTLYTYTVARVPTLPEFAGPEPQILAVVELEQGVRLNTTLVGLQPEALKVGMALKPVRARVKEDGTVLLRYTSVDVDLIELDEVLKAPPQPSADAGPAKRKIDVKDIEALKALVSETFSDWSSQVLVDQSLINDFAALSGDDYWIHTDPERARKDGPFGGTIAHGALVQVLMSRMQVPLDFEVTGFNNMVNYGSERLRFPSPVPAGSLIHARSRVKSVEVLPRGTQMVMEINVHVVGQERPAVINDLVILYM, from the coding sequence ATGTCTAACAAACCAATGCCGCTGGCAACTGCCATTTCCGCACCTTTCTGGGATGGCTTGAAAGCCGGCAAGATTTTGTTGCAGCAATGCAATAGCTGCCAGCAGTGGACCTTTTACCCACGCCGTCACTGCAGTCACTGCCTGTCCCATGAGCTGAGCTGGCGTGAAGTGGATGGTCGCGGCACGCTTTATACCTATACCGTAGCCCGGGTGCCGACCTTGCCTGAGTTTGCAGGCCCAGAGCCACAAATTCTGGCTGTGGTTGAGTTGGAGCAGGGTGTGCGACTCAATACAACGCTGGTAGGGCTTCAGCCTGAGGCGCTCAAGGTGGGTATGGCGCTCAAGCCGGTACGAGCACGGGTCAAAGAGGATGGAACCGTACTGCTACGTTATACCAGCGTGGATGTAGATCTAATCGAGCTAGATGAAGTCCTCAAGGCGCCGCCGCAACCCTCGGCTGATGCAGGGCCTGCCAAGCGAAAAATTGATGTCAAGGATATCGAGGCGCTCAAGGCGCTGGTTTCTGAGACCTTCAGTGACTGGAGTAGCCAGGTACTGGTTGATCAGTCGCTGATCAATGATTTTGCTGCGCTGTCTGGTGATGATTATTGGATTCACACCGACCCGGAGCGAGCCCGCAAGGACGGACCTTTTGGCGGAACCATCGCGCACGGCGCCCTGGTTCAGGTGCTGATGTCGCGGATGCAAGTGCCATTGGATTTTGAGGTTACCGGTTTCAACAATATGGTCAATTACGGCTCAGAGCGTTTGCGTTTTCCAAGCCCGGTACCTGCTGGCTCGCTGATTCATGCCAGGTCGCGGGTCAAGTCGGTAGAGGTTCTGCCGCGTGGTACTCAGATGGTGATGGAAATCAATGTTCATGTGGTTGGGCAGGAGCGCCCTGCTGTGATCAATGACCTGGTCATTCTCTACATGTGA
- a CDS encoding MBL fold metallo-hydrolase has protein sequence MRVFKKVLLLFIASITSLCVGALSAGQDNSYNGFEMRAEVFKKYPSVLEALTSNSNIGFGGAFSHAIANNMHSRTNPKAIQDAYDLLEVKAYGDGVWLLRFPFVNVAVFETSEGLVLVDAAYAPAGPALLDAVREISDKKVHSIIITHHHADHAYGAWSIIEAGDNPEIITTSDYMYEMYLDTKLASHTLVGLNNQHPANVPRSVNDVLQPTITFNGEMEYIVGETTFNLYSARGETADHLWVHVPMHDLVVSADLWQPFLPNAGNGKRRQRYVGDWAAALRSMISLKPNVLLPMHGPVMLGFEEIEDKLSATALVFESAVDQVTEGLNSGLRRDQIVEKMQMPNELAGRPDMAETYNRFSDIGKTVFKEYNGWWDGVPSNFSQPDYSSKASALAEMSGGRNEFLGIVRSVADSDIKLASYFADIVYYAWPEDSAVLNLALDVYAKRITPDVPTQELTIYLSHMAELMHKLKLLEAVQLAGDDN, from the coding sequence ATGAGAGTTTTTAAGAAGGTATTGCTGCTTTTCATTGCATCAATAACCAGTCTGTGCGTTGGCGCTTTGAGTGCGGGTCAAGATAATAGTTACAATGGCTTCGAGATGAGAGCTGAGGTATTTAAAAAATACCCTTCGGTGCTTGAGGCATTAACATCAAACTCTAATATTGGCTTTGGCGGTGCTTTTTCACATGCGATTGCTAATAATATGCACAGCAGGACGAATCCCAAAGCCATTCAAGATGCATATGATTTGCTTGAAGTGAAAGCCTATGGTGATGGTGTCTGGTTGTTGCGTTTTCCTTTTGTCAATGTGGCTGTTTTTGAAACCAGTGAAGGGCTGGTGCTTGTTGATGCTGCTTATGCCCCGGCAGGGCCGGCTTTGCTTGATGCGGTCAGGGAAATAAGTGACAAGAAGGTACACTCAATTATTATCACCCATCATCATGCAGATCATGCCTACGGGGCTTGGTCAATTATAGAGGCTGGAGATAATCCAGAGATTATCACTACGTCTGACTATATGTATGAGATGTATCTTGATACTAAGCTTGCATCTCACACACTTGTTGGTTTGAATAACCAGCATCCGGCTAATGTGCCGAGATCAGTAAATGACGTTTTACAGCCAACGATTACCTTCAATGGTGAAATGGAGTACATTGTTGGTGAGACTACCTTTAATCTGTATAGTGCCCGTGGCGAAACGGCTGATCACTTATGGGTTCATGTGCCAATGCATGATTTAGTTGTTAGTGCTGATTTGTGGCAACCTTTTTTACCAAATGCAGGCAATGGAAAACGCCGGCAAAGGTATGTTGGGGACTGGGCTGCTGCTTTGAGGTCAATGATCTCGCTAAAGCCAAATGTTTTACTCCCTATGCACGGCCCGGTGATGCTCGGTTTTGAAGAAATTGAAGATAAGCTAAGTGCGACTGCTTTGGTGTTCGAATCGGCTGTTGATCAGGTCACAGAAGGCCTTAATTCAGGTTTGCGTCGTGATCAAATTGTTGAAAAAATGCAAATGCCTAATGAGTTAGCTGGTCGTCCAGATATGGCTGAGACCTATAATCGGTTTAGTGATATTGGTAAAACTGTTTTCAAGGAATATAACGGTTGGTGGGACGGTGTTCCGTCGAACTTTAGTCAGCCCGATTATTCGTCTAAAGCATCAGCCTTGGCTGAGATGTCAGGAGGGCGAAATGAGTTTCTGGGTATCGTAAGGAGTGTTGCGGACAGCGATATCAAGCTGGCTAGCTACTTTGCTGACATTGTCTATTATGCGTGGCCTGAAGATTCTGCTGTATTGAATCTTGCGCTTGATGTTTATGCTAAAAGGATAACGCCTGATGTTCCAACTCAGGAGTTAACAATCTATCTTTCTCATATGGCAGAGCTTATGCATAAGCTCAAATTGCTGGAAGCTGTTCAGTTAGCCGGTGATGATAATTAG
- a CDS encoding VOC family protein, with translation MSEIRALSYFVAQIDDLQKWRDYAENVLGMMTSDAPGGGLYIKMDDRPFRMLVLEGAPDQYLASGWELASKSAFDAMLARLQALDVEYRVQDAEFCRQRGVNEAVVLHDPCGNRHELTWGYLSDCAPFVSPQGVPRFLTGDMGLGHTVLPAPNFDACASFYRDVLGFEISDIFNFRPDPSGPAIRIHFLHCANARHHSLAIAEYDVPSKCVHVMVEVDSMTEVGRAHDRRIAQGVPLSATLGQHLNDKMTSFYMKTPSGFDLEYGWGGLQVDWDKHTAFEFTSVSIWGHDFGVGQQGEQQ, from the coding sequence ATGAGTGAAATTCGCGCATTGAGCTATTTCGTCGCGCAGATCGATGATCTGCAGAAGTGGCGGGATTACGCCGAAAATGTGCTGGGTATGATGACCAGCGACGCGCCCGGTGGCGGTCTTTACATCAAGATGGATGATCGCCCCTTCCGCATGTTGGTGCTGGAAGGGGCTCCAGACCAGTATCTGGCGTCGGGTTGGGAGCTGGCCAGCAAGTCCGCCTTCGATGCAATGTTGGCCAGGCTACAGGCTCTGGATGTCGAGTACCGCGTGCAAGACGCCGAATTCTGTCGGCAGCGTGGTGTTAACGAGGCTGTGGTCCTGCACGACCCCTGCGGCAACCGCCATGAGTTGACCTGGGGCTATCTGTCCGATTGTGCGCCTTTCGTTTCGCCGCAAGGGGTGCCGCGATTTCTTACTGGCGATATGGGGCTTGGTCATACTGTGCTGCCAGCCCCTAACTTCGACGCCTGCGCCTCGTTCTATCGGGATGTGCTGGGTTTCGAGATTTCCGACATCTTCAACTTCCGCCCGGACCCGAGCGGTCCAGCGATTCGTATCCACTTCCTGCACTGCGCCAACGCTCGCCACCATAGCCTGGCGATTGCCGAGTACGACGTGCCGAGCAAGTGCGTACACGTCATGGTTGAGGTGGACTCAATGACCGAAGTTGGTCGTGCTCATGATCGGCGGATCGCCCAGGGTGTTCCGCTTTCTGCGACCTTGGGTCAACACCTCAACGACAAGATGACCTCTTTCTACATGAAAACGCCCTCGGGCTTCGATCTGGAGTATGGCTGGGGTGGGCTGCAAGTCGACTGGGACAAGCACACCGCCTTTGAATTCACCAGCGTCAGCATCTGGGGACACGACTTCGGTGTCGGCCAGCAGGGGGAGCAGCAATGA
- a CDS encoding DUF1329 domain-containing protein, producing MSKHGAVIALAAAVSLAISSLANAAVSPEEAARLGQDLTCVGAERAGNADGSIPEFTGKYVGVVPGWEPEPNSGEHPVDPFADDPVLLEINASNYKNHLENLTDGQVAMFERYPETYVINVYQGRRDFAYPEFVCERAKWNALNAQLTHDGMGISAKGFIPFPIPKNGYELKWNHQVPFRSTTQDETRDIGAVTANGNISWGRSHGICLNSGNFADREVMTDQSPGVMAYCSTQVLLPLRERGNMSMNHEPFNWATSARTAWSYNTGTRRVRLAPGYGFDQPMPGSNGTMTIDEDRLFNGSPERYDWTLVGKREIYVPANAYKLNSKETSYDELLTVNHPNPEFLRYEKRRVWVLEAKLKPTSRHLYSRRVLFIDEDTWHGVMADNYDTRGNLWKHGVLSYYYHPDTSAWQAGTSFYHDLNSSSYVGYSMTMDRDQGPILNRNDLTPAMFTPDRLRAMGR from the coding sequence ATGAGTAAACATGGTGCGGTAATTGCTCTTGCGGCTGCTGTTAGTCTGGCTATTTCAAGCTTGGCCAATGCAGCTGTATCTCCTGAAGAAGCAGCTCGCCTCGGACAGGATCTGACGTGTGTCGGTGCAGAACGCGCAGGCAATGCCGATGGGTCAATTCCCGAATTTACTGGGAAATATGTTGGTGTGGTTCCTGGCTGGGAGCCTGAACCCAATAGTGGTGAGCATCCAGTGGATCCCTTTGCTGACGATCCTGTGCTTCTTGAAATTAACGCCTCAAATTACAAGAATCACTTGGAAAACTTGACTGACGGTCAGGTTGCCATGTTTGAGCGCTATCCAGAAACCTACGTCATCAACGTTTATCAAGGCCGACGTGATTTTGCGTATCCGGAATTTGTTTGCGAGCGTGCCAAGTGGAATGCATTGAATGCTCAGCTGACGCATGATGGCATGGGCATCAGCGCCAAAGGCTTTATACCTTTCCCGATTCCTAAAAATGGTTATGAGTTGAAGTGGAATCATCAGGTTCCATTTCGCTCAACGACCCAGGATGAGACGAGAGATATCGGCGCAGTTACAGCCAATGGTAATATTAGCTGGGGGCGTTCACACGGTATTTGCCTGAACTCGGGTAATTTTGCCGATCGTGAAGTCATGACAGATCAGTCGCCTGGTGTTATGGCCTACTGCTCCACACAGGTGCTGTTGCCATTGCGCGAACGTGGCAATATGTCGATGAACCACGAGCCGTTCAACTGGGCTACATCAGCACGGACAGCCTGGTCTTACAATACCGGTACCCGTCGTGTGCGTTTGGCACCCGGTTACGGCTTTGATCAGCCTATGCCGGGAAGTAACGGGACTATGACGATTGATGAGGACCGTTTGTTCAATGGCTCTCCTGAGCGTTATGACTGGACGTTGGTTGGTAAACGCGAAATTTATGTACCTGCCAATGCCTATAAGCTGAACTCAAAAGAAACATCCTATGATGAGCTTCTTACCGTTAATCACCCGAACCCTGAATTTCTTCGCTATGAAAAACGCCGTGTCTGGGTTCTGGAAGCGAAGTTGAAGCCAACGAGTCGCCATTTGTATTCGCGTCGCGTGTTGTTTATCGATGAGGATACTTGGCATGGCGTCATGGCTGACAATTATGATACTCGCGGTAATCTGTGGAAGCATGGTGTTTTGAGTTACTACTACCACCCAGATACCAGTGCATGGCAAGCTGGCACGTCTTTCTATCATGACCTGAATAGTAGCTCCTACGTTGGATACTCAATGACGATGGATCGTGATCAGGGTCCTATTCTGAATCGTAATGATTTGACTCCGGCCATGTTTACTCCAGACCGTTTGCGTGCCATGGGGCGTTAA
- a CDS encoding CoA-transferase subunit beta, whose translation MNKPEFSLAELMIVAASEAWRNNGELLASGLGIIPRLAASLAKLTHSPELLMTDSEAYLVEEPIPVGPRGDYVPKYAGYMPFERVFDCVWHGRRHAMVGPTQIDRWAQTNLSVVGDYKKPKVAMLGVRGLPGNSINHRNSFFVPSHSAKVFVADEVDMVSGVGFKPERWGPGMRHDLMGIGVAVTDLCVMDWKGPDNAPRVVSLHPGVDFELVQERTGFPLLKADDLAETRHPTTDQLALIQRLDPHNLRAKQLKGNPAGIRTTEEVRA comes from the coding sequence ATGAACAAGCCCGAATTCAGCCTGGCTGAACTGATGATAGTCGCGGCCTCGGAAGCCTGGCGCAACAACGGTGAACTGCTTGCCTCCGGCCTGGGCATTATCCCGCGCCTGGCAGCAAGTTTGGCCAAACTGACCCATAGCCCGGAACTGCTGATGACCGATAGCGAAGCCTATCTGGTGGAAGAGCCGATTCCGGTGGGTCCGCGTGGTGACTATGTACCCAAGTACGCAGGGTACATGCCCTTCGAGCGGGTGTTTGACTGTGTCTGGCATGGTCGTCGGCACGCCATGGTTGGTCCGACTCAGATCGACCGCTGGGCCCAGACCAACCTCTCGGTGGTGGGTGACTACAAAAAGCCCAAGGTAGCGATGCTTGGTGTACGTGGTTTGCCGGGTAACAGCATCAACCACCGCAACTCCTTTTTCGTACCCAGTCACAGCGCCAAGGTCTTTGTTGCCGATGAGGTGGACATGGTCTCGGGGGTTGGTTTTAAACCGGAGCGCTGGGGGCCGGGAATGCGCCACGACCTGATGGGCATCGGTGTAGCAGTGACCGACCTGTGCGTGATGGATTGGAAGGGGCCGGATAATGCGCCGAGAGTGGTCTCACTGCACCCCGGTGTCGATTTCGAGCTGGTCCAGGAGCGTACAGGCTTCCCGCTGCTCAAGGCTGATGATCTGGCCGAGACCCGCCATCCGACAACTGATCAACTGGCGCTGATTCAGCGACTCGATCCGCACAATCTGCGTGCCAAGCAGCTCAAGGGTAATCCGGCGGGTATCCGTACCACTGAGGAGGTCCGGGCATGA
- a CDS encoding NAD(P)H-dependent flavin oxidoreductase, whose translation MTALRTRVTEALGCRYPIIQTAMGWVSDANLVIATTRSGGFGFLAGATIAADQLEGEICKVIEATGGSNFGLNFHMFQDNATQCVDLAIKYRLRAVSYGRGPDKKTIQRFKDAGVLCIPTVGALKHALKAIELGADMITIQGGEGGGHTGGVPTTILLPQVLAAVDVPVIAAGGFSTGRGLASALAAGAEGIAMGTRFMMTTDSPTPAQTLERYLATQDTQNIRVTLAVDGMRHRMVDNPFIRKLEAASPMGRLWIALNSARKWKAQTGMSTGHMICTFFKAIKDDPSAMSQVIMAANQPILLQRSMVEGFPDEGILPSGQVAAAIDRLQSCQEVIDEIALEAETCLQRLFQRMQDDPAGAVAEQQGSAHV comes from the coding sequence ATGACGGCACTCAGAACGCGAGTTACCGAAGCGTTGGGTTGCCGCTACCCGATCATTCAGACCGCCATGGGCTGGGTCTCTGATGCGAATCTGGTAATTGCCACTACCCGCTCCGGCGGCTTCGGCTTTCTGGCGGGCGCGACCATCGCAGCCGATCAGCTTGAGGGTGAGATTTGCAAGGTGATTGAGGCTACCGGTGGCAGCAATTTTGGCCTCAACTTTCACATGTTTCAGGACAATGCCACCCAGTGTGTCGATCTGGCCATCAAGTATCGCCTGCGGGCTGTAAGTTACGGCCGCGGCCCGGACAAGAAGACCATTCAGCGTTTCAAGGACGCCGGCGTGCTTTGTATCCCTACAGTCGGTGCGCTCAAGCATGCGCTCAAGGCGATTGAGCTGGGTGCTGACATGATTACCATTCAAGGCGGAGAAGGCGGCGGCCATACAGGTGGCGTGCCGACCACCATTCTCTTGCCGCAAGTGCTGGCGGCGGTTGATGTACCGGTGATCGCGGCCGGGGGCTTTTCTACCGGCCGGGGTCTGGCCTCGGCGCTAGCTGCCGGAGCCGAAGGCATTGCCATGGGCACCCGTTTCATGATGACCACTGATTCGCCGACCCCGGCTCAAACCCTGGAGCGCTATCTGGCGACGCAGGATACCCAGAATATTCGCGTCACTCTGGCGGTGGACGGTATGCGGCACCGGATGGTCGACAACCCGTTCATACGCAAGCTGGAAGCGGCCAGCCCGATGGGGCGGCTCTGGATTGCGCTCAACAGTGCGCGCAAATGGAAGGCGCAGACCGGCATGAGTACCGGGCACATGATTTGTACCTTTTTCAAGGCGATCAAGGATGACCCCAGCGCCATGTCGCAAGTGATCATGGCCGCCAACCAACCGATTTTGCTGCAACGCTCGATGGTCGAGGGTTTTCCGGACGAAGGCATTCTACCCAGTGGACAGGTGGCCGCAGCAATCGACCGTTTGCAGAGCTGCCAAGAGGTGATTGATGAGATCGCCCTTGAGGCTGAAACCTGCCTGCAACGGCTCTTTCAACGTATGCAAGATGATCCGGCCGGTGCTGTGGCCGAGCAACAGGGGAGTGCCCACGTATGA
- a CDS encoding CoA transferase subunit A codes for MNKLMTVADVVGQLRDGMTIGFGGWGPRRKPMAIVREILRSDVKDLTVVAYGGPEVGMLCAAGKVRKLIFGFATMDAIPLEPYFRKARQAGTLDVMELDEGLFQWGLKAAAMRLPFLPARAGLATDVLTHNPELKTIASPYADGEVLLAMPALNLDVAFVHVNCADRLGNTLITGHDAYFDQHFARAAQQCFVSAETVVERLEMDASTARLSTFERSLVTGVVEAPLGAHPTYCGPEYGWDLQHLKAYSDSAGEEGGWQRYLETYVNCSDADYLERNGGAERISGLPLPIF; via the coding sequence ATGAACAAATTGATGACCGTGGCCGATGTCGTGGGCCAGCTGCGTGATGGCATGACCATCGGTTTTGGTGGCTGGGGGCCGCGCCGCAAGCCGATGGCAATCGTCAGGGAAATTCTGCGTTCGGATGTCAAGGACCTGACGGTGGTCGCCTATGGTGGTCCTGAGGTCGGCATGCTCTGTGCCGCCGGCAAGGTCAGGAAACTGATCTTTGGCTTTGCCACCATGGATGCCATTCCGCTCGAACCGTACTTCCGCAAGGCTCGACAGGCAGGAACGCTGGACGTGATGGAGCTGGATGAGGGGCTGTTCCAGTGGGGGCTCAAGGCCGCGGCCATGCGCCTGCCTTTTCTGCCAGCCCGGGCGGGGCTGGCGACTGATGTGCTGACCCACAATCCTGAGCTGAAAACCATTGCCTCGCCATATGCCGATGGTGAAGTGCTGCTGGCTATGCCCGCTCTGAACCTGGACGTCGCCTTTGTTCACGTCAATTGCGCCGACCGTTTGGGTAATACCCTGATAACCGGGCATGACGCCTATTTCGACCAGCATTTTGCCCGGGCTGCCCAGCAGTGTTTTGTCAGTGCCGAAACGGTTGTGGAGCGTCTGGAAATGGATGCCTCAACAGCTCGTTTGAGTACCTTCGAGCGCTCGCTGGTTACCGGTGTGGTGGAGGCCCCATTGGGGGCGCATCCGACTTACTGCGGGCCAGAGTATGGCTGGGATCTGCAGCACCTCAAGGCGTATAGCGATAGTGCCGGTGAAGAAGGTGGCTGGCAGCGCTATCTGGAAACATACGTGAACTGCAGCGATGCCGACTACCTCGAGCGCAATGGTGGCGCCGAGCGCATCAGTGGCCTGCCCCTGCCGATTTTCTGA